A genomic segment from Candidatus Krumholzibacteriia bacterium encodes:
- the argC gene encoding N-acetyl-gamma-glutamyl-phosphate reductase, protein MRDVRVGVIGATGYTGSELVRLLLQHSSTSIELVTSQSHVGRRFSDVHPQFVGLFDEELQSLEDVEHTDLDVVFLALPHGASMDFVASFGTERFRIVDLSGDFRLPSAELYRKWYRKTHRAPGRIDEAVFGLPELFRNDLRKARLVANPGCYPTSAILALAPLLKQDLIDIEGIVVDSKSGVTGAGVKPSSTTHFPDVFGNFSAYGLLKHRHTPEIESALELYCAAPVQLLFTPHLLPVDRGILTTAYAHLRRPKINGSDLRDAYDSVYRKEHFVRVLDRPPSVKAVRGSNFCDLHVVHDPRTGRVIAISAIDNLVKGAAGQAIQNMNIMFGLLEHSGLGQAPLSP, encoded by the coding sequence ATGCGTGACGTTCGCGTGGGCGTGATCGGGGCGACCGGCTACACGGGATCGGAGCTGGTTCGCCTGCTCCTGCAGCACTCGAGCACCAGCATCGAGCTGGTGACCTCGCAGAGCCACGTGGGCCGGCGCTTCTCCGACGTCCATCCACAGTTCGTGGGTCTGTTCGACGAAGAGCTGCAGTCGCTCGAAGACGTCGAGCACACCGATCTCGACGTGGTCTTCCTGGCGTTGCCGCACGGCGCGTCCATGGACTTCGTGGCGAGTTTCGGCACCGAACGCTTCCGGATCGTCGACCTGTCGGGGGACTTCCGTCTGCCGAGCGCCGAGCTCTACCGCAAGTGGTACCGCAAGACCCACCGCGCTCCGGGACGGATCGACGAGGCGGTGTTCGGCCTCCCCGAACTCTTCCGCAACGATCTGCGCAAGGCCCGGCTGGTGGCGAATCCGGGTTGCTACCCGACCTCGGCGATCCTCGCCCTGGCGCCGCTCCTGAAGCAGGACCTGATCGACATCGAGGGTATCGTCGTCGACTCGAAGTCGGGCGTGACGGGCGCCGGGGTCAAGCCCTCGTCGACCACGCACTTCCCCGACGTGTTCGGGAACTTCTCGGCCTACGGTCTCCTGAAGCACCGGCACACGCCCGAGATCGAGTCGGCCCTCGAACTCTACTGCGCGGCCCCGGTGCAGCTGCTCTTCACGCCGCATCTGCTTCCGGTCGACCGCGGGATCCTGACCACGGCCTACGCACACCTCCGTCGACCGAAGATCAACGGATCGGATCTGCGGGACGCCTACGACTCGGTGTACCGCAAGGAGCACTTCGTGCGCGTCCTCGACCGTCCGCCGAGCGTGAAGGCGGTTCGTGGATCGAACTTCTGCGACCTGCACGTGGTCCACGACCCGCGCACGGGACGCGTGATCGCCATCTCGGCGATCGACAACCTCGTCAAGGGCGCCGCTGGCCAGGCGATCCAGAACATGAACATCATGTTCGGACTCCTCGAACACAGTGGTCTGGGCCAGGCCCCGCTGTCCCCCTGA
- a CDS encoding aspartate aminotransferase family protein, with product MNTDRRRLAIDREQAHHFQTYGRQPLVLDRGEGTRVWDLDGREYLDALAGIAVNVLGHCHPAVTRALQEQAGRLIHVSNLYYTEVQSALVETLTRMAGFERAFLANSGAEAMEGALKLVRRHASEHGHGPKVVGVEGCFHGRTLATLALGADKYMKGFGPAPEGFTRIPRDDLGALDRALGDDTAAFVVEPIQGEGGIHEIDPGFLCEARSLCTERGVLMVFDEIQCGMGRTGHLFAWQAHEVRPDVLVTAKGLGGGVPIGAFLADTAVAEVLHPGDHGTTFGGNPLACAAAQATLDTIEAEDLAARAGRLGEHAHRRLDDFAHDHAQVLEVRGRGLMIGVELRDDADGQAVVGRMRAHGVLANCTAGSVIRLLPPLTIEESDLDRVLDVFFQSLTEVIDHA from the coding sequence ATGAACACCGATCGCCGCCGACTCGCGATCGATCGCGAGCAGGCGCATCACTTCCAGACCTACGGCCGCCAGCCCCTGGTGCTCGACCGCGGCGAGGGTACTCGGGTGTGGGACCTCGACGGGCGCGAGTACCTCGACGCCCTCGCGGGGATCGCCGTGAACGTGCTCGGGCACTGCCACCCGGCCGTGACGAGGGCCCTGCAGGAGCAGGCCGGTCGACTGATCCACGTCTCGAACCTGTACTACACCGAAGTGCAGTCGGCGCTGGTCGAGACGCTCACCCGCATGGCGGGCTTCGAGCGGGCCTTCCTGGCCAACAGCGGCGCCGAGGCCATGGAGGGTGCGCTCAAGCTGGTGCGCCGCCACGCCTCGGAGCACGGACACGGCCCGAAGGTCGTCGGCGTCGAGGGGTGCTTCCACGGACGCACCCTCGCCACGCTGGCCCTCGGTGCCGACAAGTACATGAAGGGTTTCGGCCCCGCCCCGGAGGGCTTCACACGCATTCCCCGCGACGACCTCGGAGCCCTCGACCGCGCGCTCGGCGACGACACCGCCGCCTTCGTGGTCGAGCCGATCCAGGGCGAGGGCGGCATCCACGAGATCGATCCGGGCTTCCTGTGCGAGGCACGGTCGCTGTGCACCGAGCGCGGTGTGCTCATGGTCTTCGACGAGATCCAGTGCGGCATGGGCCGTACCGGGCATCTCTTCGCCTGGCAGGCACACGAGGTACGGCCCGACGTGCTGGTCACGGCCAAGGGGCTGGGGGGCGGTGTTCCCATCGGCGCGTTCCTGGCCGACACGGCGGTGGCCGAGGTGTTGCACCCCGGGGACCACGGCACGACCTTCGGCGGCAATCCGCTCGCCTGCGCCGCGGCGCAGGCCACGCTCGATACGATCGAGGCCGAGGATCTGGCCGCGCGGGCCGGACGGCTGGGCGAGCACGCCCACCGGCGCCTCGACGACTTCGCGCACGATCACGCGCAGGTGCTCGAGGTCCGCGGTCGCGGACTGATGATCGGCGTCGAGCTCCGCGACGACGCCGACGGACAGGCCGTCGTCGGCCGCATGCGCGCGCACGGCGTCCTGGCCAACTGCACCGCGGGCAGCGTGATCCGTCTCCTTCCACCCCTGACCATCGAGGAGTCCGATCTGGACCGGGTCCTCGACGTCTTCTTCCAGTCGCTCACGGAGGTGATCGACCATGCGTGA
- the argB gene encoding acetylglutamate kinase: MTDPDDCPSILVKYGGNAMTDAAVRDRVLAEIGDLHDSGARLVLVHGGGPAIAEILAEVGLETEFVGGHRRTDARTIGYVQMALRGRVNGDLVRRLCAVGQPAVGLSGKDAAMVRARRRYHEHPVEGAEAQRVDLGFVGDVDTVDTELLDLLLASHYLPVVAPLALGHDDEVYNVNADMFAAHLAAALGVELFVAMTDVDGLRRVPDDPSTVIHHLPLGEIDALMGTSIQGGMIPKVEACAIAVTGGVPRARIVDGTREGALREALERTTDRGTEITP, from the coding sequence ATGACCGATCCCGACGACTGCCCCTCGATCCTCGTCAAGTACGGCGGCAACGCCATGACGGACGCCGCCGTGCGCGACCGTGTGCTGGCCGAGATCGGAGACCTGCACGACTCCGGCGCGCGGCTGGTGCTCGTGCACGGGGGTGGCCCCGCCATCGCCGAGATCCTGGCCGAGGTGGGCCTCGAGACCGAGTTCGTGGGCGGCCATCGCCGCACCGACGCGCGGACCATCGGCTACGTGCAGATGGCGCTGCGGGGGCGCGTGAACGGCGACCTCGTCCGCCGGCTCTGCGCGGTCGGGCAACCCGCGGTGGGTCTGTCGGGCAAGGACGCCGCCATGGTCCGCGCCCGCCGCCGGTACCACGAACACCCGGTGGAGGGTGCGGAGGCCCAGCGCGTCGACCTGGGCTTCGTGGGCGACGTCGACACCGTCGACACGGAGCTGCTCGACCTGCTGCTCGCGAGCCACTACCTGCCCGTCGTCGCACCCCTGGCGCTGGGCCACGACGACGAGGTCTACAACGTGAACGCCGACATGTTCGCCGCGCACCTGGCCGCGGCACTCGGCGTCGAACTCTTCGTCGCCATGACCGACGTCGACGGTCTACGTCGTGTTCCCGACGACCCCTCGACCGTGATCCATCACCTGCCGCTGGGTGAGATCGACGCGCTCATGGGCACGTCGATCCAGGGCGGGATGATCCCGAAGGTCGAGGCCTGCGCGATCGCCGTCACCGGCGGTGTCCCGCGCGCCCGGATCGTCGACGGCACGCGCGAGGGCGCGCTGCGCGAGGCACTGGAACGCACAACGGACCGTGGAACGGAGATCACCCCATGA
- the hypF gene encoding carbamoyltransferase HypF, translated as MSARERMQVRVVGVVQGVGFRPFVHRLATDLDLAGWIRNDPAGVTIEVEGDPTELGSFLARLQDDAPRAAVLYAVDTRLLAPAGHTEFRIVASEAGGPTRAWLLPDLGMCEDCERELRDPDDRRHGYPFLNCTNCGPRYTILEDLPYDRAKTSMKDFVMCPRCRAEYEDTTDRRFHAQPTACAACGPRLQAIDGDGDGDEMTGPEALARAVGWLSDGRIVGVKGLGGYHIVVDAGDEAALQRLRARKRRPAKPFAVMVGDLDAARRWVEVPDFVASALRSPQAPIVLSPRTARGWSEPAPSVAPDCPQLGVFLPYTPVHRVLLDAFGRPVVATSGNPSDQPTIHDDREALESLRGICDAFLVHDRPILRQADDSVLQVVTRPTPRPQLLRRARGFAPLPVLAPRVLPALVGLGGHMNVTFAVARDREVVLAPHLGEMESAEGRAAYRRTLDDLLRLLDVAPEGVVHDLHPDYFTTHLAEELSERWGVARTAVQHHHAHLAAAALEHEIDGEVVALTWDGTGDGGDGTVWGGELLHGTPARSERVGSIVPFGLVGGERSVRQTWRTALSLAHVAFDGDPPPLFGDVDPNLVANLRRLLARGDAAVTTTSMGRLFDGVSALLGLCTENTHQAQGPQMLEWASWRATRPVDLSMPLVEFDGLVRIDWRPAVRTIVERTVEGTLEAEDAAAGFHAALVEAALSQLAPWRERPVLLTGGVFCNRRLSESLLTRGAERGLDLRAHAQLPPTDGGLAAGQVWAAATAMQADA; from the coding sequence ATGAGCGCACGCGAGCGCATGCAGGTGCGCGTGGTGGGCGTGGTCCAGGGTGTGGGCTTCCGTCCCTTCGTGCACCGTCTCGCCACCGACCTCGACCTGGCCGGCTGGATCCGTAACGATCCGGCCGGCGTGACGATCGAGGTCGAGGGCGATCCCACGGAACTCGGGTCCTTCCTCGCGCGTCTGCAGGACGACGCGCCGCGCGCCGCCGTGCTCTACGCGGTCGACACGCGGTTGCTCGCGCCGGCCGGCCACACCGAGTTCCGCATCGTCGCGAGCGAAGCCGGTGGTCCCACGCGCGCCTGGTTGCTGCCCGATCTGGGCATGTGCGAGGACTGCGAGCGCGAGCTGCGCGATCCCGACGACCGCCGCCACGGCTATCCCTTCCTGAACTGCACGAACTGCGGACCGCGCTACACGATCCTCGAGGACCTGCCGTACGACCGGGCGAAGACCTCGATGAAGGACTTCGTCATGTGTCCGCGCTGCCGGGCCGAGTACGAGGACACCACCGACCGCCGCTTCCACGCCCAACCGACGGCCTGTGCGGCGTGCGGACCGCGTCTGCAGGCGATCGACGGCGACGGCGACGGCGACGAGATGACCGGCCCCGAGGCCCTGGCCCGAGCCGTCGGCTGGCTGTCGGACGGGCGCATCGTCGGCGTGAAGGGGCTCGGGGGGTATCACATCGTGGTCGACGCCGGCGACGAGGCGGCGCTGCAGAGGCTGCGCGCGCGCAAGCGCCGGCCGGCCAAGCCCTTCGCGGTCATGGTCGGCGATCTCGACGCGGCCCGGCGCTGGGTCGAGGTCCCGGACTTCGTCGCCTCGGCCCTGCGTTCGCCACAGGCCCCGATCGTGCTGTCGCCGCGCACCGCGCGGGGGTGGTCGGAGCCGGCCCCATCGGTCGCGCCGGATTGTCCGCAGCTCGGGGTGTTCCTGCCGTACACGCCAGTGCACCGTGTGCTGCTCGACGCCTTCGGCCGTCCCGTGGTCGCGACCTCGGGCAACCCCTCCGACCAGCCGACGATCCACGACGACCGCGAGGCCCTGGAGTCGCTGCGCGGCATCTGCGACGCCTTCCTGGTCCACGATCGGCCCATCCTGCGTCAGGCCGACGACTCGGTGCTGCAGGTCGTCACCCGCCCCACGCCGCGCCCGCAACTGCTGCGACGCGCGCGTGGATTCGCGCCGCTGCCGGTGCTCGCACCGCGCGTGCTCCCGGCGCTCGTGGGTCTGGGCGGCCACATGAACGTGACCTTCGCGGTGGCGCGCGATCGGGAGGTCGTGCTCGCGCCGCATCTCGGCGAGATGGAATCGGCCGAGGGCCGCGCGGCCTACCGACGCACTCTCGACGACCTGCTGCGCCTGCTCGACGTAGCACCGGAAGGGGTGGTCCACGACCTGCACCCCGACTACTTCACCACCCATCTGGCCGAAGAGTTGTCCGAGCGATGGGGCGTTGCGCGGACCGCGGTGCAGCACCACCACGCCCACCTGGCCGCCGCCGCCCTGGAGCACGAGATCGACGGCGAGGTCGTCGCGTTGACCTGGGACGGCACCGGCGACGGTGGGGACGGCACCGTGTGGGGGGGCGAACTCCTGCACGGGACCCCCGCACGGAGCGAGCGCGTGGGGTCGATCGTTCCCTTCGGACTGGTGGGGGGCGAGCGGTCCGTCCGCCAGACCTGGAGGACCGCGCTGTCGCTGGCGCACGTCGCCTTCGACGGCGACCCCCCGCCCCTCTTCGGCGATGTCGATCCGAACCTGGTGGCGAACCTGCGTCGTCTGCTCGCACGGGGCGACGCGGCCGTCACCACCACCAGCATGGGCCGTCTCTTCGACGGCGTGAGCGCCTTGCTCGGCCTGTGCACCGAGAACACCCACCAGGCGCAGGGCCCGCAGATGCTCGAGTGGGCGTCGTGGCGCGCCACCCGGCCCGTCGATCTGTCCATGCCCCTGGTCGAGTTCGACGGCCTGGTGCGGATCGACTGGCGGCCGGCCGTGCGGACGATCGTCGAGCGAACGGTCGAGGGGACCCTCGAGGCCGAGGATGCCGCGGCCGGGTTCCACGCCGCGTTGGTCGAGGCCGCGCTGTCCCAGCTCGCGCCGTGGCGCGAGCGGCCGGTCCTGCTCACCGGCGGTGTGTTCTGCAACCGCCGTCTGAGCGAGTCCCTGCTGACCCGTGGAGCCGAGCGCGGACTCGATCTCCGTGCCCACGCCCAGCTGCCGCCCACCGACGGCGGGCTCGCCGCCGGACAGGTCTGGGCCGCCGCCACCGCGATGCAGGCCGACGCTTGA
- the hypB gene encoding hydrogenase nickel incorporation protein HypB, with protein sequence MSELRQIHLKESLLKANDFVASTMRDRFGSQGSFVVNLLSSPGSGKTTLLEKALPKLQERHSVLVLEGDLETERDAERIRGVGVRALQMTTGGACHLEAHQVQQTWERIADDGPWDFVFIENVGNLVCPASYDLGEHLRTVLLSVPEGEDKPPKYPKAFHSSQQMLITKVDLLEHFDFRVDEVERLAKELRPDIDIHHVSAKTGDGVDAWIESLLSARERLFAAS encoded by the coding sequence ATGAGCGAGTTGCGTCAGATCCACTTGAAGGAGAGCCTGCTGAAGGCGAACGACTTCGTCGCGTCGACCATGCGCGATCGCTTCGGGTCGCAGGGATCCTTCGTCGTGAACCTTCTCAGTTCACCGGGATCGGGCAAGACCACGTTGCTCGAGAAGGCCCTGCCGAAGCTGCAGGAGCGCCACAGCGTGCTGGTGCTCGAGGGCGACCTCGAGACCGAGCGCGATGCCGAGCGCATTCGCGGCGTGGGCGTGCGCGCCCTGCAGATGACCACCGGCGGCGCGTGCCACCTCGAGGCGCACCAGGTGCAGCAGACCTGGGAACGCATCGCCGACGACGGGCCGTGGGACTTCGTGTTCATCGAGAACGTGGGCAATTTGGTGTGTCCGGCCAGCTACGACCTGGGCGAGCACCTGCGCACCGTGTTGCTGTCGGTGCCCGAGGGCGAGGACAAGCCGCCGAAGTATCCGAAGGCCTTCCACTCGTCGCAGCAGATGTTGATCACCAAGGTCGACCTGCTCGAGCACTTCGATTTCCGGGTGGACGAGGTCGAGCGTCTGGCGAAGGAGCTGCGGCCGGACATCGACATCCATCACGTGAGCGCGAAGACGGGCGACGGGGTCGACGCGTGGATCGAGTCGCTGCTCAGCGCGCGCGAACGTCTGTTCGCGGCGTCCTGA
- a CDS encoding hydrogenase maturation nickel metallochaperone HypA, which translates to MHEVSLVIGLARQLERICDEHGAQRVTHFELEIGALSNVVPKLLEDAIEVVSAEVDVMRDAEVVVHEVQLELHCRDCGSITHPESFTFGCPACGSTAVRAEKGEELLLRHVELEIDDLQDEDRDGPSMPSG; encoded by the coding sequence ATGCACGAAGTCTCCCTGGTGATCGGTCTGGCGCGACAGCTCGAGCGCATCTGCGACGAGCACGGCGCGCAACGCGTGACCCATTTCGAACTCGAGATCGGCGCGCTGAGCAACGTGGTGCCCAAGCTGCTCGAGGACGCGATCGAGGTCGTCTCGGCCGAGGTCGACGTGATGCGCGACGCCGAAGTGGTGGTCCACGAGGTGCAGCTCGAGCTGCACTGCCGCGACTGCGGCTCGATCACCCATCCCGAGAGTTTCACCTTCGGCTGTCCGGCTTGCGGCAGCACCGCCGTCCGGGCGGAGAAGGGCGAAGAGCTGCTGCTGCGCCACGTCGAACTCGAGATCGACGACCTGCAGGACGAGGACCGCGACGGTCCGTCGATGCCGTCGGGCTGA
- the hypE gene encoding hydrogenase expression/formation protein HypE, whose translation MQLQCPIPLEDYDAVTMAHGGGGRLSQKLIESLFVPALGGSRLDELHDGARLPRPDGAMAMSTDSFVVRPLFFPGGDIGSLSVHGTTNDLAMCGARPRWLSLAFVLEEGLRLKDLWRVVASIREACDALGIEVVTGDTKVVERGKGDGVYVNTTGIGEVVEGIDVAPRRVRPGDRIVVNGPIADHGMTILAQRDGLELEGDLRSDSAALWPLVESCLRPLGADLHCLRDATRGGIASATNEIAQAAGVGIVLDEESIPVREPARAACEIFGLDPLYVANEGRCLAFVAPERCDALLEAWRAQPLGREACVIGDVVDTHPRSVRVRSGLGGTRVLDMLSGEQLPRIC comes from the coding sequence GTGCAACTGCAGTGCCCCATTCCGCTGGAGGACTACGACGCCGTGACCATGGCGCACGGCGGTGGGGGACGTCTGAGCCAGAAGCTGATCGAGTCGTTGTTCGTGCCCGCGCTCGGCGGGTCACGACTCGACGAGCTGCACGACGGCGCGCGGCTGCCGCGGCCGGACGGCGCCATGGCCATGAGCACCGACTCCTTCGTGGTGCGGCCGCTGTTCTTCCCCGGCGGCGACATCGGCTCGCTGTCGGTGCACGGGACCACGAACGACCTGGCCATGTGCGGCGCCCGGCCGCGCTGGTTGTCGTTGGCCTTCGTGCTCGAAGAGGGTCTCCGGCTGAAGGACCTGTGGCGCGTGGTCGCCTCGATCCGCGAGGCCTGCGACGCGCTCGGGATCGAGGTCGTCACCGGCGACACCAAGGTCGTCGAGCGCGGCAAGGGCGACGGTGTGTACGTGAACACCACGGGCATCGGCGAGGTCGTCGAAGGGATCGACGTCGCGCCGCGGCGCGTCCGGCCGGGCGATCGTATCGTGGTCAACGGACCGATCGCCGACCACGGCATGACCATCCTGGCCCAGCGCGACGGCCTGGAGCTCGAGGGTGACCTGCGCAGCGACAGCGCGGCCCTGTGGCCCCTCGTGGAGTCCTGTCTGCGACCGCTGGGAGCCGACCTGCACTGCCTGCGCGACGCCACGCGCGGCGGCATCGCGTCGGCCACCAACGAGATCGCCCAGGCCGCCGGAGTGGGTATCGTTCTCGACGAGGAGTCGATCCCGGTGCGCGAGCCCGCGCGGGCGGCGTGCGAGATCTTCGGTCTCGATCCTCTGTACGTGGCGAACGAGGGCCGCTGTCTGGCCTTCGTCGCCCCGGAACGCTGCGACGCGCTGCTCGAGGCGTGGCGCGCGCAACCGCTGGGGCGCGAGGCCTGCGTGATCGGCGACGTGGTCGACACGCACCCACGATCGGTCCGCGTGCGCAGTGGTCTCGGAGGCACCCGGGTGTTGGACATGTTGAGCGGCGAACAGCTGCCGAGGATCTGCTGA
- the hypD gene encoding hydrogenase formation protein HypD — MKHRDEYREGRTARQWIDRIRERVDTPIRVMEVCGGQTHTLIRSGIDQLLEGKVELIHGPGCPVCVTPLEKIDRALELARRPEVILASYGDMLRVPGSKGDLLSAKSRGADVRIVYSPVDAVRLAEANPDRQVVFFAVGFETTAPANGMAVVEAKQRGVENFSALVSHVRVPPAVRAILDEPECRVQGFLAPGHVCAIMGTAEYEELAREYGVPFVVAGFEPLDLVHGIARLADMLAAGEVAVDNAYARTAAARGNPAAQRLLAEVYQVTDIAWRGIGPIPASGLRLTDAYADFDAERRFSVESVTAQESDRCIAGLVLQGRAKPHECPAFGRECTPDSPLGAPMVSSEGACAAYHAFRRDAVSAGS; from the coding sequence TTGAAGCATCGCGACGAATACCGCGAAGGCCGTACCGCGCGGCAGTGGATCGACCGCATCCGCGAGCGCGTCGACACCCCGATCCGCGTCATGGAGGTCTGCGGGGGGCAGACGCACACGCTGATCCGTTCGGGGATCGACCAGTTGCTCGAAGGAAAGGTGGAACTCATCCACGGGCCCGGGTGCCCGGTGTGCGTGACGCCGCTCGAGAAGATCGACCGTGCGCTGGAGCTGGCGCGGCGTCCCGAGGTGATCCTGGCCTCCTACGGCGACATGCTGAGGGTGCCCGGCTCGAAGGGCGACCTGCTTTCGGCCAAGTCGCGCGGGGCCGACGTACGCATCGTCTACTCGCCGGTCGACGCGGTGCGTCTGGCCGAGGCGAATCCCGACCGCCAGGTGGTTTTCTTCGCCGTGGGCTTCGAGACGACGGCGCCGGCCAACGGTATGGCCGTGGTCGAGGCGAAGCAGCGGGGAGTGGAGAACTTCAGCGCGCTCGTTTCGCACGTGCGGGTACCGCCCGCGGTGCGCGCGATCCTGGACGAACCCGAGTGCCGGGTGCAGGGCTTCCTCGCGCCGGGCCACGTGTGCGCGATCATGGGCACGGCCGAGTACGAGGAACTGGCCCGCGAGTACGGCGTACCCTTCGTGGTGGCCGGCTTCGAACCGCTCGACCTGGTGCACGGCATCGCGCGGCTGGCCGACATGTTGGCCGCCGGCGAGGTCGCCGTCGACAACGCCTACGCCCGCACCGCCGCGGCCCGGGGCAATCCGGCCGCGCAACGCCTTCTGGCCGAGGTCTACCAGGTCACCGACATCGCGTGGCGCGGCATCGGCCCCATTCCCGCGAGCGGGCTCCGCCTGACCGACGCCTACGCCGACTTCGACGCCGAGCGCCGTTTCAGCGTGGAGTCGGTCACCGCGCAGGAGTCCGACCGCTGCATCGCCGGGCTCGTGCTGCAGGGGCGCGCCAAGCCGCACGAATGCCCGGCCTTCGGTCGCGAATGCACTCCCGACTCCCCGCTGGGTGCCCCCATGGTGTCGAGCGAGGGCGCGTGCGCGGCCTACCACGCCTTCCGGCGCGACGCCGTGAGCGCCGGGTCGTAG
- a CDS encoding HypC/HybG/HupF family hydrogenase formation chaperone, giving the protein MCLGVPGRVVEVQRFDGLDLVHGKVDFGGVLREVNLSFTPEVEVGEHVMVHVGFAISVIDEEEAETTLRYLRELGEAAPEGPPPTITGSPESKS; this is encoded by the coding sequence ATGTGTCTCGGTGTCCCCGGACGTGTCGTGGAAGTCCAGCGCTTCGACGGACTCGACCTGGTCCACGGCAAGGTCGACTTCGGTGGAGTGCTGCGCGAGGTCAATCTGTCGTTCACGCCCGAAGTCGAGGTCGGTGAGCACGTCATGGTGCACGTCGGCTTCGCGATCAGCGTGATCGACGAAGAAGAAGCGGAAACCACTCTGCGCTACCTGCGTGAGCTGGGGGAAGCCGCTCCCGAGGGTCCACCGCCGACGATCACCGGCTCGCCGGAGTCGAAGTCTTGA
- a CDS encoding ubiquinol-cytochrome c reductase iron-sulfur subunit codes for MQLDRRQWFRRTLTAAGALVGARVMGVTAPLLSGCGGASEPAETSPVLRVPVDAVPASGRHEVLHKGVAVEFRREGGEIVALSMMCSHQMCRIEWKPDDERYFCPCHDGVFAADGSVVYGPPKRPLRRLTVTIERGEAVVDVHEIYRPLPREAR; via the coding sequence GTGCAGCTGGATCGTCGACAGTGGTTCCGTCGTACCCTCACCGCCGCCGGCGCCCTGGTCGGCGCCCGTGTGATGGGAGTCACAGCACCCCTGCTCAGCGGGTGCGGCGGGGCGTCGGAGCCGGCCGAGACCTCGCCGGTGCTGCGGGTGCCCGTCGACGCCGTCCCGGCCTCCGGCCGCCACGAGGTCCTGCACAAGGGAGTCGCCGTGGAGTTCCGCCGCGAGGGCGGCGAGATCGTGGCCCTGTCGATGATGTGCTCCCACCAGATGTGCCGGATCGAGTGGAAGCCCGACGACGAGCGGTACTTCTGCCCGTGCCACGACGGGGTCTTCGCCGCCGACGGCAGCGTGGTGTACGGACCGCCGAAGCGTCCGCTGCGACGGCTCACGGTGACGATCGAACGCGGTGAGGCCGTCGTCGACGTCCACGAGATCTACCGGCCGCTCCCCCGCGAGGCGCGCTGA
- a CDS encoding hydrogenase maturation protease, which produces MSAARTAVFSFGNVLMHDDAYGPTVVATLRARYDLPDDVEVTDLGTPGFDLHPHLTGHDHLILVDTVRAKDGPGGVRTYDAAAIQKHPPQPRTNPHDPGLKEALMAMEFEGSSPESILLVATVPETTEMEPGLTPAVQAAVDPSVERVVEALRALGHTVEPKAEPLEPDLWWLPGAGNR; this is translated from the coding sequence ATGAGCGCCGCGCGCACCGCCGTGTTCTCGTTCGGCAACGTGCTGATGCACGACGACGCGTACGGGCCGACCGTGGTGGCCACGCTGCGGGCCCGCTACGACCTGCCCGACGACGTCGAGGTCACCGACCTGGGCACCCCCGGCTTCGACCTGCACCCGCACCTGACGGGGCACGATCACCTGATCCTGGTCGACACCGTCCGCGCCAAGGACGGCCCGGGGGGCGTGCGCACCTACGACGCGGCGGCGATCCAGAAGCATCCGCCGCAGCCGCGCACCAATCCGCACGATCCGGGCCTGAAGGAAGCGCTCATGGCCATGGAGTTCGAGGGATCCTCGCCCGAGTCGATCCTGCTGGTGGCCACCGTCCCCGAGACCACCGAGATGGAGCCCGGCCTGACGCCCGCGGTCCAGGCGGCGGTCGACCCTTCGGTCGAACGGGTCGTGGAGGCCCTGCGCGCGCTCGGCCACACGGTCGAGCCGAAGGCCGAGCCGCTCGAGCCCGATCTGTGGTGGCTGCCGGGCGCCGGGAATCGCTGA